One Ananas comosus cultivar F153 linkage group 1, ASM154086v1, whole genome shotgun sequence DNA window includes the following coding sequences:
- the LOC109711783 gene encoding serine/threonine-protein kinase prpf4B isoform X1: protein MATEEPRSPLSPSSGGKHRRSPEDPAPEEEESPKRRKHHRRQHHHHHRRHRNHSKNGRAKEEEDEVDDPPLSMDAGAAEVASSVLVKVGDDEREEGEIVEEEEEEVGGCKGSGLVVGGCSDVESGEIGRDAANKDPTLVASRDGDIEDPKRDVAMLDIFQQSEDSAEKEVAWVKGEGSDRKSRDRRNRRSSLSDGENKDMINKSLHRRDEKGKRDRDVDASHPKTRARSRSPVSKESSHHKRNDIVHFREQARSIGNYREKSYERSLESHEDGGSRARKHGSEREDGDRHDSDRNLVRSRESERGAYRERERSSSFSRHDGRSGRHDSRERDRDRKSMDVDEVTRRERERSSSHSRYDRKESRHYSRERDSQGERRSSSARDRDSEKQRDRSRERYKERERGKSERERERDDRDRRERERTRSEHEREREIDDRDRNRDRDRDQSGQNGRDRVSSRDRHRDSRHSRYDDQERLRSKDMSREAYPSSQKLEEGKANSIREEEEEDYQEKIEQQLAKQEEEDVDKIKEESRKRRQAILEKYKQQQLQKQQPESLPSISEKDNILNAEEKPSNVTDTTVANDGNANNQACCEELESKRDSSDVYVAEPSFAVGKSPTQNGAPANKMAVAVGLGQGSPKSERSADMFCDDIFGESPAGVLKTGKGDGLQIERSGLHDNWDDAEGYYSYRFGEVLDGRYEVIAAHGKGVFSTVVRAKDLKAGKGDPEEVAIKIIRNNETMYKAGLEELVILKKLAGADPEDKRHCVRFISSFKYRNHLCLVFESLHMNLREVLKKFGRNIGLKLTAVRAYGKQLFIALKHLRNCGVLHCDIKPDNMLVNEAKNVLKLCDFGNAMFAGKNEITPYLVSRFYRAPEIILGLPYDHPLDIWSVGCCLYELYSGKVLFPGPSNNDMLRLHMELKGPFPKKMLRKGAFTDQHFDQDLNFHATEEDPVTKKTVKRLLLNIKPKDIGALISTFPGEDPKMLASFKDLLERIFVLDPEKRMTVSQALSHPFITAVTLQHCGENMEEMIDLGTALHCSSYQLDVFCFLVYARALEQQTMF, encoded by the exons ATGGCCACCGAAGAGCCCCGCTCGCcgctctccccctcctccggGGGTAAGCATCGCCGCTCGCCGGAAGACCCagcgccggaggaggaggagtcgCCGAAGCGGCGGAAGCACCACCGCCGccagcaccaccaccaccaccgccgccaccgcaaTCACAGCAAGAACGGGcgggcgaaggaggaggaggacgaggtcGACGATCCCCCTCTCTCCATGGATGCGGGGGCAGCGGAGGTGGCTTCATCTGTCCTAGTGAAGGTCGGCGACGACGAGCGCGAGGAGGGGGAGATCgtcgaggaggaagaagaggaggtcgGGGGCTGTAAAGGCTCCGGTTTGGTGGTCGGCGGGTGCTCCGATGTTGAATCCGGTGAGATCGGGCGAGACGCTGCTAATAAAGATCCCACTCTG GTAGCTTCTAGAGATGGTGATATTGAGGATCCAAAGAGAGATGTGGCCATGTTGGATATTTTTCAACAATCCGAGGATTCTGCTGAGAAAGAGGTAGCTTGGGTTAAGGGAGAAGGGTCAGACAGAAAGAGTCGGGATCGGAGAAACAGGCGGAGTTCATTGAGTGATGGGGAGAATAAAGACATGATTAATAAATCTTTGCATAGAAGAGATGAGAAGGGAAAGAGGGACAGGGATGTTGATGCAAGCCATCCAAAGACTCGAGCGAGGTCGAGATCTCCTGTCTCCAAAGAATCTTCACATCATAAAAGGAATGATATAGTGCATTTTAGGGAGCAGGCAAGGTCCATAGGCAATTATAGAGAGAAATCCTACGAAAGGAGTTTGGAATCGCATGAAGATGGCGGTTCCCGAGCTAGGAAACATGGTTCTGAACGTGAAGATGGTGATAGACATGATTCTGATAGGAATCTGGTTAGAAGTCGAGAAAGTGAGAGAGGTGCCTACcgcgaaagagagagaagcagcAGTTTTAGCAGGCATGATGGACGTAGTGGTAGGCATGACAGCCGtgaaagagatagagatagaaaAAGTATGGATGTAGATGAAGTTACTCGtagggaaagagagaggagtaGCAGTCATAGTAGATATGACAGAAAGGAGAGCAGGCACTACAGTCGAGAGAGAGATAGCCAGGGGGAGAGACGCAGTAGCAGTGCAAGGGACAGAGATTCAGAGAAGCAAAGGGACAGGAGTAGGGAGAGGTACAAGGAAAGGGAGAGAGGTAAGAGTGAGCGCGAAAGGGAGAGAGATGACAGAGACagaagagaaagggagaggacTAGGAGTGAGcatgaaagggagagagaaattgACGATAGAGATAGGAACCGGGATAGGGATAGAGACCAAAGTGGCCAGAATGGAAGAGATAGAGTTAGCAGTAGGGATAGGCATAGGGATTCTAGGCATTCAAGGTATGATGATCAGGAGAGGCTGAGATCTAAGGACATGAGTAGAGAAGCTTATCCCAGTAGTCAAAAACTTGAAGAAGGCAAAGCAAATTCTATCAG ggaggaggaagaagaggattaTCAGGAGAAAATTGAACAGCAGCTAGCAAaacaggaggaagaagatgttGACAAAATTAAGGAGGAAAGTAGGAAAAGGAGACAGGCAATTTTAGAAAAGTATAAGCAGCAGCAATTGCAGAAGCAACAGCCTGAATCTTTACCTAGTATCAGTGAGAAAG ACAATATATTGAATGCAGAAGAAAAGCCATCCAATGTGACTGACACAACTGTAGCGAATGATGGCAATGCCAACAACCAGGCCTGTTGCGAAGAGTTAGAGAGTAAACGTGACTCTTCGGATGTATATGTTGCTGAACCATCTTTTGCTGTTGGAAAGTCGCCTACCCAAAATGGTGCTCCTGCGAATAAGATGGCTGTTGCTGTAGGGCTTGGGCAGGGTTCTCCCAAG AGTGAGAGATCTGCTGATATGTTTTGTGATGACATCTTTGGAGAATCACCTGCTGGAGTTCTTAAAACG GGCAAGGGAGATGGTTTGCAGATTGAGAGAAGTGGTCTGCATGACAATTGGGATGATGCTGAGGGCTACTATA GCTACCGATTTGGAGAAGTGCTTGATGGTCGTTATGAAGTCATCGCTGCTCATGGGAAGGGTGTTTTTTCAACTGTTGTCCGTGCAAAAGATCTTAAAGCTGGGAAAGGTGATCCTGAAGAAGTAGCCATAAAAATTATACGTAACAATGAGACCAT GTACAAGGCTGGACTGGAAGAGCTGGTCATATTGAAGAAATTGGCGGGTGCTGATCCTGAGGACAAGCGCCATTGTGTTAGGTTTATTTCAAGTTTCAAGTATAGGAATCATCTTTGTTTAGTTTTTGAATCTCTTCATATGAATCTTCGTGAGGTTCTAAAGAAATTTGGTCGTAATATTGGACTTAAGCTGACTGCTGTGAGGGCATATGGAAAGCAGCTTTTCATTGCGTTGAAGCATCTGAGAAATTGTGGCGTCCTTCATTGTGACATAAAGCCAGATAATATGCTG GTAAATGAGGCTAAAAATGTGTTAAAGCTTTGTGATTTTGGCAATGCTATGTTTGCTGGTAAGAACGAGATCACCCCATACCTTGTCAGCCGCTTTTATCGTGCCCCAGAAATAA TTCTTGGGTTGCCTTATGATCATCCGTTGGACATTTGGTCAGTTGGCTGCTGCTTATATGAACTTTATTCTGGAAAAGTCTTGTTTCCTGGTCCGTCGAACAATGACATGCTTCGGCTTCACATGGAATTGAAAGGTCCCTTCCCAAAGAAGATGCTTCGAAAG GGTGCCTTCACAGATCAGCATTTTGATcaagatttaaattttcatgCTACAGAGGAGGATCCTGTTACAAAGAAG ACGGTGAAGAGGCTATTGTTGAACATAAAGCCTAAGGACATTGGTGCACTAATTTCAACCTTCCCTGGGGAGGACCCTAAAATGTTAGCAAGTTTCAAAGATCTCCTTGAACGAATATTTGTTTTGGATCCAGAAAAGAGGATGACAGTATCTCAAGCATTGAGTCATCCGTTTATCACTG CTGTAACTTTGCAACACTGTGGAGAAAACATGGAAGAGATGATTGACTTAGGGACCGCCCTTCATTGCAGTTCTTATCAGTTGGATGTGTTCTGTTTCTT GGTCTATGCCAGGGCTCTGGAACAACAAACAATGTTTTAG
- the LOC109711783 gene encoding serine/threonine-protein kinase prpf4B isoform X2 produces MATEEPRSPLSPSSGGKHRRSPEDPAPEEEESPKRRKHHRRQHHHHHRRHRNHSKNGRAKEEEDEVDDPPLSMDAGAAEVASSVLVKVGDDEREEGEIVEEEEEEVGGCKGSGLVVGGCSDVESGEIGRDAANKDPTLVASRDGDIEDPKRDVAMLDIFQQSEDSAEKEVAWVKGEGSDRKSRDRRNRRSSLSDGENKDMINKSLHRRDEKGKRDRDVDASHPKTRARSRSPVSKESSHHKRNDIVHFREQARSIGNYREKSYERSLESHEDGGSRARKHGSEREDGDRHDSDRNLVRSRESERGAYRERERSSSFSRHDGRSGRHDSRERDRDRKSMDVDEVTRRERERSSSHSRYDRKESRHYSRERDSQGERRSSSARDRDSEKQRDRSRERYKERERGKSERERERDDRDRRERERTRSEHEREREIDDRDRNRDRDRDQSGQNGRDRVSSRDRHRDSRHSRYDDQERLRSKDMSREAYPSSQKLEEGKANSIREEEEEDYQEKIEQQLAKQEEEDVDKIKEESRKRRQAILEKYKQQQLQKQQPESLPSISEKEEKPSNVTDTTVANDGNANNQACCEELESKRDSSDVYVAEPSFAVGKSPTQNGAPANKMAVAVGLGQGSPKSERSADMFCDDIFGESPAGVLKTGKGDGLQIERSGLHDNWDDAEGYYSYRFGEVLDGRYEVIAAHGKGVFSTVVRAKDLKAGKGDPEEVAIKIIRNNETMYKAGLEELVILKKLAGADPEDKRHCVRFISSFKYRNHLCLVFESLHMNLREVLKKFGRNIGLKLTAVRAYGKQLFIALKHLRNCGVLHCDIKPDNMLVNEAKNVLKLCDFGNAMFAGKNEITPYLVSRFYRAPEIILGLPYDHPLDIWSVGCCLYELYSGKVLFPGPSNNDMLRLHMELKGPFPKKMLRKGAFTDQHFDQDLNFHATEEDPVTKKTVKRLLLNIKPKDIGALISTFPGEDPKMLASFKDLLERIFVLDPEKRMTVSQALSHPFITAVTLQHCGENMEEMIDLGTALHCSSYQLDVFCFLVYARALEQQTMF; encoded by the exons ATGGCCACCGAAGAGCCCCGCTCGCcgctctccccctcctccggGGGTAAGCATCGCCGCTCGCCGGAAGACCCagcgccggaggaggaggagtcgCCGAAGCGGCGGAAGCACCACCGCCGccagcaccaccaccaccaccgccgccaccgcaaTCACAGCAAGAACGGGcgggcgaaggaggaggaggacgaggtcGACGATCCCCCTCTCTCCATGGATGCGGGGGCAGCGGAGGTGGCTTCATCTGTCCTAGTGAAGGTCGGCGACGACGAGCGCGAGGAGGGGGAGATCgtcgaggaggaagaagaggaggtcgGGGGCTGTAAAGGCTCCGGTTTGGTGGTCGGCGGGTGCTCCGATGTTGAATCCGGTGAGATCGGGCGAGACGCTGCTAATAAAGATCCCACTCTG GTAGCTTCTAGAGATGGTGATATTGAGGATCCAAAGAGAGATGTGGCCATGTTGGATATTTTTCAACAATCCGAGGATTCTGCTGAGAAAGAGGTAGCTTGGGTTAAGGGAGAAGGGTCAGACAGAAAGAGTCGGGATCGGAGAAACAGGCGGAGTTCATTGAGTGATGGGGAGAATAAAGACATGATTAATAAATCTTTGCATAGAAGAGATGAGAAGGGAAAGAGGGACAGGGATGTTGATGCAAGCCATCCAAAGACTCGAGCGAGGTCGAGATCTCCTGTCTCCAAAGAATCTTCACATCATAAAAGGAATGATATAGTGCATTTTAGGGAGCAGGCAAGGTCCATAGGCAATTATAGAGAGAAATCCTACGAAAGGAGTTTGGAATCGCATGAAGATGGCGGTTCCCGAGCTAGGAAACATGGTTCTGAACGTGAAGATGGTGATAGACATGATTCTGATAGGAATCTGGTTAGAAGTCGAGAAAGTGAGAGAGGTGCCTACcgcgaaagagagagaagcagcAGTTTTAGCAGGCATGATGGACGTAGTGGTAGGCATGACAGCCGtgaaagagatagagatagaaaAAGTATGGATGTAGATGAAGTTACTCGtagggaaagagagaggagtaGCAGTCATAGTAGATATGACAGAAAGGAGAGCAGGCACTACAGTCGAGAGAGAGATAGCCAGGGGGAGAGACGCAGTAGCAGTGCAAGGGACAGAGATTCAGAGAAGCAAAGGGACAGGAGTAGGGAGAGGTACAAGGAAAGGGAGAGAGGTAAGAGTGAGCGCGAAAGGGAGAGAGATGACAGAGACagaagagaaagggagaggacTAGGAGTGAGcatgaaagggagagagaaattgACGATAGAGATAGGAACCGGGATAGGGATAGAGACCAAAGTGGCCAGAATGGAAGAGATAGAGTTAGCAGTAGGGATAGGCATAGGGATTCTAGGCATTCAAGGTATGATGATCAGGAGAGGCTGAGATCTAAGGACATGAGTAGAGAAGCTTATCCCAGTAGTCAAAAACTTGAAGAAGGCAAAGCAAATTCTATCAG ggaggaggaagaagaggattaTCAGGAGAAAATTGAACAGCAGCTAGCAAaacaggaggaagaagatgttGACAAAATTAAGGAGGAAAGTAGGAAAAGGAGACAGGCAATTTTAGAAAAGTATAAGCAGCAGCAATTGCAGAAGCAACAGCCTGAATCTTTACCTAGTATCAGTGAGAAAG AAGAAAAGCCATCCAATGTGACTGACACAACTGTAGCGAATGATGGCAATGCCAACAACCAGGCCTGTTGCGAAGAGTTAGAGAGTAAACGTGACTCTTCGGATGTATATGTTGCTGAACCATCTTTTGCTGTTGGAAAGTCGCCTACCCAAAATGGTGCTCCTGCGAATAAGATGGCTGTTGCTGTAGGGCTTGGGCAGGGTTCTCCCAAG AGTGAGAGATCTGCTGATATGTTTTGTGATGACATCTTTGGAGAATCACCTGCTGGAGTTCTTAAAACG GGCAAGGGAGATGGTTTGCAGATTGAGAGAAGTGGTCTGCATGACAATTGGGATGATGCTGAGGGCTACTATA GCTACCGATTTGGAGAAGTGCTTGATGGTCGTTATGAAGTCATCGCTGCTCATGGGAAGGGTGTTTTTTCAACTGTTGTCCGTGCAAAAGATCTTAAAGCTGGGAAAGGTGATCCTGAAGAAGTAGCCATAAAAATTATACGTAACAATGAGACCAT GTACAAGGCTGGACTGGAAGAGCTGGTCATATTGAAGAAATTGGCGGGTGCTGATCCTGAGGACAAGCGCCATTGTGTTAGGTTTATTTCAAGTTTCAAGTATAGGAATCATCTTTGTTTAGTTTTTGAATCTCTTCATATGAATCTTCGTGAGGTTCTAAAGAAATTTGGTCGTAATATTGGACTTAAGCTGACTGCTGTGAGGGCATATGGAAAGCAGCTTTTCATTGCGTTGAAGCATCTGAGAAATTGTGGCGTCCTTCATTGTGACATAAAGCCAGATAATATGCTG GTAAATGAGGCTAAAAATGTGTTAAAGCTTTGTGATTTTGGCAATGCTATGTTTGCTGGTAAGAACGAGATCACCCCATACCTTGTCAGCCGCTTTTATCGTGCCCCAGAAATAA TTCTTGGGTTGCCTTATGATCATCCGTTGGACATTTGGTCAGTTGGCTGCTGCTTATATGAACTTTATTCTGGAAAAGTCTTGTTTCCTGGTCCGTCGAACAATGACATGCTTCGGCTTCACATGGAATTGAAAGGTCCCTTCCCAAAGAAGATGCTTCGAAAG GGTGCCTTCACAGATCAGCATTTTGATcaagatttaaattttcatgCTACAGAGGAGGATCCTGTTACAAAGAAG ACGGTGAAGAGGCTATTGTTGAACATAAAGCCTAAGGACATTGGTGCACTAATTTCAACCTTCCCTGGGGAGGACCCTAAAATGTTAGCAAGTTTCAAAGATCTCCTTGAACGAATATTTGTTTTGGATCCAGAAAAGAGGATGACAGTATCTCAAGCATTGAGTCATCCGTTTATCACTG CTGTAACTTTGCAACACTGTGGAGAAAACATGGAAGAGATGATTGACTTAGGGACCGCCCTTCATTGCAGTTCTTATCAGTTGGATGTGTTCTGTTTCTT GGTCTATGCCAGGGCTCTGGAACAACAAACAATGTTTTAG
- the LOC109711783 gene encoding serine/threonine-protein kinase prpf4B isoform X3 — MATEEPRSPLSPSSGGKHRRSPEDPAPEEEESPKRRKHHRRQHHHHHRRHRNHSKNGRAKEEEDEVDDPPLSMDAGAAEVASSVLVKVGDDEREEGEIVEEEEEEVGGCKGSGLVVGGCSDVESGEIGRDAANKDPTLVASRDGDIEDPKRDVAMLDIFQQSEDSAEKEVAWVKGEGSDRKSRDRRNRRSSLSDGENKDMINKSLHRRDEKGKRDRDVDASHPKTRARSRSPVSKESSHHKRNDIVHFREQARSIGNYREKSYERSLESHEDGGSRARKHGSEREDGDRHDSDRNLVRSRESERGAYRERERSSSFSRHDGRSGRHDSRERDRDRKSMDVDEVTRRERERSSSHSRYDRKESRHYSRERDSQGERRSSSARDRDSEKQRDRSRERYKERERGKSERERERDDRDRRERERTRSEHEREREIDDRDRNRDRDRDQSGQNGRDRVSSRDRHRDSRHSRYDDQERLRSKDMSREAYPSSQKLEEGKANSIREEEEEDYQEKIEQQLAKQEEEDVDKIKEESRKRRQAILEKYKQQQLQKQQPESLPSISEKDNILNAEEKPSNVTDTTVANDGNANNQACCEELESKRDSSDVYVAEPSFAVGKSPTQNGAPANKMAVAVGLGQGSPKSERSADMFCDDIFGESPAGVLKTGKGDGLQIERSGLHDNWDDAEGYYSYRFGEVLDGRYEVIAAHGKGVFSTVVRAKDLKAGKGDPEEVAIKIIRNNETMYKAGLEELVILKKLAGADPEDKRHCVRFISSFKYRNHLCLVFESLHMNLREVLKKFGRNIGLKLTAVRAYGKQLFIALKHLRNCGVLHCDIKPDNMLVNEAKNVLKLCDFGNAMFAGKNEITPYLVSRFYRAPEIILGLPYDHPLDIWSVGCCLYELYSGKVLFPGPSNNDMLRLHMELKGPFPKKMLRKGAFTDQHFDQDLNFHATEEDPVTKKTVKRLLLNIKPKDIGALISTFPGEDPKMLASFKDLLERIFVLDPEKRMTVSQALSHPFITGK, encoded by the exons ATGGCCACCGAAGAGCCCCGCTCGCcgctctccccctcctccggGGGTAAGCATCGCCGCTCGCCGGAAGACCCagcgccggaggaggaggagtcgCCGAAGCGGCGGAAGCACCACCGCCGccagcaccaccaccaccaccgccgccaccgcaaTCACAGCAAGAACGGGcgggcgaaggaggaggaggacgaggtcGACGATCCCCCTCTCTCCATGGATGCGGGGGCAGCGGAGGTGGCTTCATCTGTCCTAGTGAAGGTCGGCGACGACGAGCGCGAGGAGGGGGAGATCgtcgaggaggaagaagaggaggtcgGGGGCTGTAAAGGCTCCGGTTTGGTGGTCGGCGGGTGCTCCGATGTTGAATCCGGTGAGATCGGGCGAGACGCTGCTAATAAAGATCCCACTCTG GTAGCTTCTAGAGATGGTGATATTGAGGATCCAAAGAGAGATGTGGCCATGTTGGATATTTTTCAACAATCCGAGGATTCTGCTGAGAAAGAGGTAGCTTGGGTTAAGGGAGAAGGGTCAGACAGAAAGAGTCGGGATCGGAGAAACAGGCGGAGTTCATTGAGTGATGGGGAGAATAAAGACATGATTAATAAATCTTTGCATAGAAGAGATGAGAAGGGAAAGAGGGACAGGGATGTTGATGCAAGCCATCCAAAGACTCGAGCGAGGTCGAGATCTCCTGTCTCCAAAGAATCTTCACATCATAAAAGGAATGATATAGTGCATTTTAGGGAGCAGGCAAGGTCCATAGGCAATTATAGAGAGAAATCCTACGAAAGGAGTTTGGAATCGCATGAAGATGGCGGTTCCCGAGCTAGGAAACATGGTTCTGAACGTGAAGATGGTGATAGACATGATTCTGATAGGAATCTGGTTAGAAGTCGAGAAAGTGAGAGAGGTGCCTACcgcgaaagagagagaagcagcAGTTTTAGCAGGCATGATGGACGTAGTGGTAGGCATGACAGCCGtgaaagagatagagatagaaaAAGTATGGATGTAGATGAAGTTACTCGtagggaaagagagaggagtaGCAGTCATAGTAGATATGACAGAAAGGAGAGCAGGCACTACAGTCGAGAGAGAGATAGCCAGGGGGAGAGACGCAGTAGCAGTGCAAGGGACAGAGATTCAGAGAAGCAAAGGGACAGGAGTAGGGAGAGGTACAAGGAAAGGGAGAGAGGTAAGAGTGAGCGCGAAAGGGAGAGAGATGACAGAGACagaagagaaagggagaggacTAGGAGTGAGcatgaaagggagagagaaattgACGATAGAGATAGGAACCGGGATAGGGATAGAGACCAAAGTGGCCAGAATGGAAGAGATAGAGTTAGCAGTAGGGATAGGCATAGGGATTCTAGGCATTCAAGGTATGATGATCAGGAGAGGCTGAGATCTAAGGACATGAGTAGAGAAGCTTATCCCAGTAGTCAAAAACTTGAAGAAGGCAAAGCAAATTCTATCAG ggaggaggaagaagaggattaTCAGGAGAAAATTGAACAGCAGCTAGCAAaacaggaggaagaagatgttGACAAAATTAAGGAGGAAAGTAGGAAAAGGAGACAGGCAATTTTAGAAAAGTATAAGCAGCAGCAATTGCAGAAGCAACAGCCTGAATCTTTACCTAGTATCAGTGAGAAAG ACAATATATTGAATGCAGAAGAAAAGCCATCCAATGTGACTGACACAACTGTAGCGAATGATGGCAATGCCAACAACCAGGCCTGTTGCGAAGAGTTAGAGAGTAAACGTGACTCTTCGGATGTATATGTTGCTGAACCATCTTTTGCTGTTGGAAAGTCGCCTACCCAAAATGGTGCTCCTGCGAATAAGATGGCTGTTGCTGTAGGGCTTGGGCAGGGTTCTCCCAAG AGTGAGAGATCTGCTGATATGTTTTGTGATGACATCTTTGGAGAATCACCTGCTGGAGTTCTTAAAACG GGCAAGGGAGATGGTTTGCAGATTGAGAGAAGTGGTCTGCATGACAATTGGGATGATGCTGAGGGCTACTATA GCTACCGATTTGGAGAAGTGCTTGATGGTCGTTATGAAGTCATCGCTGCTCATGGGAAGGGTGTTTTTTCAACTGTTGTCCGTGCAAAAGATCTTAAAGCTGGGAAAGGTGATCCTGAAGAAGTAGCCATAAAAATTATACGTAACAATGAGACCAT GTACAAGGCTGGACTGGAAGAGCTGGTCATATTGAAGAAATTGGCGGGTGCTGATCCTGAGGACAAGCGCCATTGTGTTAGGTTTATTTCAAGTTTCAAGTATAGGAATCATCTTTGTTTAGTTTTTGAATCTCTTCATATGAATCTTCGTGAGGTTCTAAAGAAATTTGGTCGTAATATTGGACTTAAGCTGACTGCTGTGAGGGCATATGGAAAGCAGCTTTTCATTGCGTTGAAGCATCTGAGAAATTGTGGCGTCCTTCATTGTGACATAAAGCCAGATAATATGCTG GTAAATGAGGCTAAAAATGTGTTAAAGCTTTGTGATTTTGGCAATGCTATGTTTGCTGGTAAGAACGAGATCACCCCATACCTTGTCAGCCGCTTTTATCGTGCCCCAGAAATAA TTCTTGGGTTGCCTTATGATCATCCGTTGGACATTTGGTCAGTTGGCTGCTGCTTATATGAACTTTATTCTGGAAAAGTCTTGTTTCCTGGTCCGTCGAACAATGACATGCTTCGGCTTCACATGGAATTGAAAGGTCCCTTCCCAAAGAAGATGCTTCGAAAG GGTGCCTTCACAGATCAGCATTTTGATcaagatttaaattttcatgCTACAGAGGAGGATCCTGTTACAAAGAAG ACGGTGAAGAGGCTATTGTTGAACATAAAGCCTAAGGACATTGGTGCACTAATTTCAACCTTCCCTGGGGAGGACCCTAAAATGTTAGCAAGTTTCAAAGATCTCCTTGAACGAATATTTGTTTTGGATCCAGAAAAGAGGATGACAGTATCTCAAGCATTGAGTCATCCGTTTATCACTGGCAAGTGA